In Papaver somniferum cultivar HN1 chromosome 1, ASM357369v1, whole genome shotgun sequence, a genomic segment contains:
- the LOC113295692 gene encoding probable starch synthase 4, chloroplastic/amyloplastic isoform X2: MASKLSTFIVGHGWRGLSCNNPNERPPSLRLIRTSCKMQKKNISSPNKRQPIRKVPPERLLISNNFEPNDDQTAKNETAPTDVTTSSPEILIPMNENYDETAAVQSAVEDSVSRFNKGSMLDNEVEVTFVDKVNNLARSDDSSHLAWAQLSTENVDGGEKLSTVRLDDLVGMIRNSEKNIMLLNQARIRALEELDKTVTEKESLQGEMNVLEMKLAETDARMKVAAQAKIHAEHLEHQLERLKDELSDRGVSEENYIDVTEDNNELLTKEALMLQNRRFTSLSEELRSLRKENIFLKDDIQKLKEELTNVKETDYRVLALENERSSLDAALKDLESKLVVAQEDVAKLSILKFECKDLWDKVGSLQKLLDKTTKQANQAISLLQQNSELRKKVDRLEESLEEASVYKLSSEKLNKYNELMQQKIQIMEERLQKSDREIHSHVQLYQESVMEFQDILNSLKEESKKRAVDEPMDDLPWIFWSCLLLKIDGWFLEKKISFKDAKLLREMAWKRDRRIHNAYMDCNDKIESEVLSTFLKLISSESRSTGLHIIHIAAEMAPVAKVGGLGDVVSGLSKALQKKGHLVEVILPKYDCMQNDRIGDMRALDMVLESYFEGRLFKNKVWVGTVEGLPVYFIEPLHPAKFFWRGQFYGEHDDFKRFSYFSRAALELILQAGKKPDIIHCHDWQTAFVAPLYWDLYAPKGLNSARICFTCHNFEYQGTSNASELGSCGLDVHQLNRPDRMQDHSAHDRVNPVKGAVVFSNIVTTVSPTYAQEVRSVEGGRGLHSTINSHSKKFVGILNGIDTDAWDPSSDTFLKVQYNADDLQGKVENKKALREELKLSSADSRQPLVGCITRLVPQKGVHLIRHAIYRTLELGGQFVLLGSSPVDHIQREFEGIAKHFQNHPHVRLILKYDEALSHSIYAASDMFIIPSIFEPCGLTQMIAMRFGSVPIVRKTGGLNDSVFDVDDDSIPAQLRNGFTFVNQDEKALSSALDRAYNLYTMNNQKWQQLVQRNMKIDFSWDSSASEYIELYEKSVARARVANRALPLP; the protein is encoded by the exons ATGGCGTCCAAATTAAGTACATTTATAGTTGGACATGGATGGAGGGGTTTAAGTTGTAATAATCCAAATGAACGTCCACCTTCTCTTCGTTTGATTCGTACTTCTTGTAAGATGCAAAAGAAGAACATCAG TTCACCAAATAAGAGACAGCCTATCAGAAAAGTCCCTCCTGAACGCTTATTAATAAGTAACAATTTCGAGCCAAATGACGATCAAACTGCTAAAAATGAAACTGCTCCTACAGATGTTACCACAAGTTCGCCTGAGATATTGATACCAATGAACGAGAACTATGATGAAACTGCTGCAGTTCAGAGTGCTGTTGAAGATAGTGTCTCAAGATTCAATAAGGGAAGCATGTTGGACAATGAAGTAGAGGTTACATTTGTTGATAAAGTAAATAACCTCGCACGGTCTGATGATTCGTCACATTTAGCATGGGCACAACTTTCG ACTGAGAATGTTGATGGTGGGGAAAAGCTTTCAACTGTCCGACTTGACGATTTGGTTGGCATGATAAGAAATTCTGAAAAAA ATATTATGCTTCTCAATCAAGCACGTATTCGTGCACTTGAAGAACTTGATAAGACTGTCACCGAGAAGGAATCTTTGCAAGGAGAAATGAACGTCTTGGAGATGAAGTTGGCAGAAACTGATGCACGAATGAAAGTTGCAGCACAAGCAAAAATACATGCAGAACACCTAGAACATCAGTTGGAAAGGCTCAAGGATGAACTATCTGATAGGGGTGTTTCCGAGGAGAACTATATTGACGTCACAGAGGACAATAATGAACTTTTGACCAAGGAAGCTCTTATGTTGCAAAATAGAAGGTTTACCTCTCTGAGTGAAGAGCTTAGATCATTAAGAAAGGAGAACATATTCCTGAAGGATGACATACAAAAGCTGAAGGAAGAGTTGACTAATGTAAAGGAAACAGATTACCGTGTATTAGCCTTAGAGAATGAACGGTCATCTTTGGATGCTGCCTTGAAGGACCTTGAATCTAAGCTTGTGGTTGCTCAGGAAGATGTTGCGAAGctatctattttgaaatttgaatgcaAGGACCTATGGGATAAGGTAGGAAGTTTGCAAAAATTGCTTGATAAAACAACtaaacaagcaaatcaagcaATTTCGTTACTGCAGCAGAACAGCGAGCTCCGGAAGAAGGTTGATAGGTTGGAAGAATCTCTAGAGGAAGCAAGTGTTTACAAGTTATCATCcgaaaaattgaataaatataatgAGCTAATGCAACAAAAGATACAAATTATGGAAGAGCGGCTTCAAAAGTCTGATCGAGAAATACATTCTCATGTACAATTATATCAGGAGTCTGTCATGGAATTTCAAGATATACTTAATAGTCTGAAAGAAGAAAGCAAGAAAAGGGCAGTAGATGAACCCATGGATGATTTGCCATGGATATTCTGGAGTTGTTTATTGCTGAAAATCGATGGATGGTTTCTAGAAAAGAAAATATCTTTCAAAGATGCAAAGCTTTTGAGAGAAATGGCGTGGAAGAGAGATAGAAGGATCCACAACGCATACATGGATTGCAACGACAAAATTGAGTCTGAAGTGCTGTCAACATTTCTCAAGCTGATATCATCTGAATCACG AAGCACAGGATTGCATATCATTCATATTGCAGCGGAGATGGCACCAGTTGCAAAG GTTGGCGGCCTGGGAGATGTTGTATCTGGCCTCAGTAAAGCGCTGCAGAAGAAAGGACACCTTGTAGAAGTTATACTTCCCAAATACGATTGCATGCAAAACGACCGGATTGGTGATATGAGG GCCCTAGATATGGTGCTAGAGTCTTACTTTGAGGGTCGATTATTCAAAAACAAAGTCTGGGTTGGGACAGTTGAAG GATTGCCCGTGTATTTCATTGAGCCCCTTCATCCAGCGAAGTTCTTTTGGAGAGGGCAGTTTTATGGGGAACATGACGACTTCAAACGTTTCTCATATTTCAGTCGAGCAGCACTTGAATTAATTCTCCAAGCTGGCAAGAAACCGGATATAATCCACTGCCATGATTGGCAGACGGCTTTCGTG GCACCACTTTACTGGGATCTGTATGCGCCCAAAGGTCTCAATTCAGCAAGAATTTGTTTTACATGTCACAACTTTGAATATCAGGGTACATCAAATGCTTCAGAGTTGGGATCCTGCGGGCTTGATGTCCACCAACTAAATAGACCAGATAGGATGCAGGATCATTCAGCTCATGACAGGGTCAATCCTGTTAAG GGTGCAGTTGTGTTCTCTAATATCGTAACAACAGTGTCTCCAACATATGCTCAAGAGGTCCGGAGTGTTGAG GGAGGACGAGGACTTCATTCAACAATAAATTCTCATTCCAAAAAATTCGTTGGAATTCTGAATGGAATCGATACAGATGCATGGGATCCTTCCTCTGATACGTTTCTCAAAGTTCAGTATAATGCTGACGATCTTCAGGGGAAAGTAGAAAATAAGAAGGCTCTAAGAGAAGAACTGAAACTCTCATCTGCTGATTCCAGGCAGCCACTG GTTGGTTGCATTACAAGATTGGTTCCGCAGAAGGGAGTTCATCTGATTAGGCATGCTATATATCGGACATTGGAATTAGGAGGGCAGTTTGTACTTCTTGGTTCAAGCCCGGTAGATCATATTCAA AGGGAATTCGAGGGTATTGCAAAGCACTTCCAGAATCACCCTCATGTTCGGTTGATATTGAAGTATGACGAGGCTCTGTCGCACTCCATTTATGCTGCTTCTGATATGTTCATTATTCCTTCCATATTTGAGCCATGTGGTCTTACACAG ATGATTGCAATGAGATTTGGTTCTGTACCTATTGTAAGGAAAACCGGGGGGCTTAACGACAG TGTTTTTGATGTTGACGATGATTCCATCCCAGCTCAATTACGCAACGGTTTTACATTTGTAAATCAGGATGAGAAG GCACTAAGCAGTGCATTGGATCGAGCATATAACCTATACACGATGAACAATCAAAAATGGCAGCAACTTGTTCAGAGAAACATGAAAATTGATTTCAGTTGGGATTCTTCAGCTTCAGAGTACATCGAACTTTACGAGAAATCTGTTGCTAGAGCAAGGGTAGCAAATCGTGCTTTACCGCTTCCGTGA
- the LOC113295692 gene encoding probable starch synthase 4, chloroplastic/amyloplastic isoform X1 yields the protein MASKLSTFIVGHGWRGLSCNNPNERPPSLRLIRTSCKMQKKNISSPNKRQPIRKVPPERLLISNNFEPNDDQTAKNETAPTDVTTSSPEILIPMNENYDETAAVQSAVEDSVSRFNKGSMLDNEVEVTFVDKVNNLARSDDSSHLAWAQLSTENVDGGEKLSTVRLDDLVGMIRNSEKTFADIMLLNQARIRALEELDKTVTEKESLQGEMNVLEMKLAETDARMKVAAQAKIHAEHLEHQLERLKDELSDRGVSEENYIDVTEDNNELLTKEALMLQNRRFTSLSEELRSLRKENIFLKDDIQKLKEELTNVKETDYRVLALENERSSLDAALKDLESKLVVAQEDVAKLSILKFECKDLWDKVGSLQKLLDKTTKQANQAISLLQQNSELRKKVDRLEESLEEASVYKLSSEKLNKYNELMQQKIQIMEERLQKSDREIHSHVQLYQESVMEFQDILNSLKEESKKRAVDEPMDDLPWIFWSCLLLKIDGWFLEKKISFKDAKLLREMAWKRDRRIHNAYMDCNDKIESEVLSTFLKLISSESRSTGLHIIHIAAEMAPVAKVGGLGDVVSGLSKALQKKGHLVEVILPKYDCMQNDRIGDMRALDMVLESYFEGRLFKNKVWVGTVEGLPVYFIEPLHPAKFFWRGQFYGEHDDFKRFSYFSRAALELILQAGKKPDIIHCHDWQTAFVAPLYWDLYAPKGLNSARICFTCHNFEYQGTSNASELGSCGLDVHQLNRPDRMQDHSAHDRVNPVKGAVVFSNIVTTVSPTYAQEVRSVEGGRGLHSTINSHSKKFVGILNGIDTDAWDPSSDTFLKVQYNADDLQGKVENKKALREELKLSSADSRQPLVGCITRLVPQKGVHLIRHAIYRTLELGGQFVLLGSSPVDHIQREFEGIAKHFQNHPHVRLILKYDEALSHSIYAASDMFIIPSIFEPCGLTQMIAMRFGSVPIVRKTGGLNDSVFDVDDDSIPAQLRNGFTFVNQDEKALSSALDRAYNLYTMNNQKWQQLVQRNMKIDFSWDSSASEYIELYEKSVARARVANRALPLP from the exons ATGGCGTCCAAATTAAGTACATTTATAGTTGGACATGGATGGAGGGGTTTAAGTTGTAATAATCCAAATGAACGTCCACCTTCTCTTCGTTTGATTCGTACTTCTTGTAAGATGCAAAAGAAGAACATCAG TTCACCAAATAAGAGACAGCCTATCAGAAAAGTCCCTCCTGAACGCTTATTAATAAGTAACAATTTCGAGCCAAATGACGATCAAACTGCTAAAAATGAAACTGCTCCTACAGATGTTACCACAAGTTCGCCTGAGATATTGATACCAATGAACGAGAACTATGATGAAACTGCTGCAGTTCAGAGTGCTGTTGAAGATAGTGTCTCAAGATTCAATAAGGGAAGCATGTTGGACAATGAAGTAGAGGTTACATTTGTTGATAAAGTAAATAACCTCGCACGGTCTGATGATTCGTCACATTTAGCATGGGCACAACTTTCG ACTGAGAATGTTGATGGTGGGGAAAAGCTTTCAACTGTCCGACTTGACGATTTGGTTGGCATGATAAGAAATTCTGAAAAAA CTTTTGCAGATATTATGCTTCTCAATCAAGCACGTATTCGTGCACTTGAAGAACTTGATAAGACTGTCACCGAGAAGGAATCTTTGCAAGGAGAAATGAACGTCTTGGAGATGAAGTTGGCAGAAACTGATGCACGAATGAAAGTTGCAGCACAAGCAAAAATACATGCAGAACACCTAGAACATCAGTTGGAAAGGCTCAAGGATGAACTATCTGATAGGGGTGTTTCCGAGGAGAACTATATTGACGTCACAGAGGACAATAATGAACTTTTGACCAAGGAAGCTCTTATGTTGCAAAATAGAAGGTTTACCTCTCTGAGTGAAGAGCTTAGATCATTAAGAAAGGAGAACATATTCCTGAAGGATGACATACAAAAGCTGAAGGAAGAGTTGACTAATGTAAAGGAAACAGATTACCGTGTATTAGCCTTAGAGAATGAACGGTCATCTTTGGATGCTGCCTTGAAGGACCTTGAATCTAAGCTTGTGGTTGCTCAGGAAGATGTTGCGAAGctatctattttgaaatttgaatgcaAGGACCTATGGGATAAGGTAGGAAGTTTGCAAAAATTGCTTGATAAAACAACtaaacaagcaaatcaagcaATTTCGTTACTGCAGCAGAACAGCGAGCTCCGGAAGAAGGTTGATAGGTTGGAAGAATCTCTAGAGGAAGCAAGTGTTTACAAGTTATCATCcgaaaaattgaataaatataatgAGCTAATGCAACAAAAGATACAAATTATGGAAGAGCGGCTTCAAAAGTCTGATCGAGAAATACATTCTCATGTACAATTATATCAGGAGTCTGTCATGGAATTTCAAGATATACTTAATAGTCTGAAAGAAGAAAGCAAGAAAAGGGCAGTAGATGAACCCATGGATGATTTGCCATGGATATTCTGGAGTTGTTTATTGCTGAAAATCGATGGATGGTTTCTAGAAAAGAAAATATCTTTCAAAGATGCAAAGCTTTTGAGAGAAATGGCGTGGAAGAGAGATAGAAGGATCCACAACGCATACATGGATTGCAACGACAAAATTGAGTCTGAAGTGCTGTCAACATTTCTCAAGCTGATATCATCTGAATCACG AAGCACAGGATTGCATATCATTCATATTGCAGCGGAGATGGCACCAGTTGCAAAG GTTGGCGGCCTGGGAGATGTTGTATCTGGCCTCAGTAAAGCGCTGCAGAAGAAAGGACACCTTGTAGAAGTTATACTTCCCAAATACGATTGCATGCAAAACGACCGGATTGGTGATATGAGG GCCCTAGATATGGTGCTAGAGTCTTACTTTGAGGGTCGATTATTCAAAAACAAAGTCTGGGTTGGGACAGTTGAAG GATTGCCCGTGTATTTCATTGAGCCCCTTCATCCAGCGAAGTTCTTTTGGAGAGGGCAGTTTTATGGGGAACATGACGACTTCAAACGTTTCTCATATTTCAGTCGAGCAGCACTTGAATTAATTCTCCAAGCTGGCAAGAAACCGGATATAATCCACTGCCATGATTGGCAGACGGCTTTCGTG GCACCACTTTACTGGGATCTGTATGCGCCCAAAGGTCTCAATTCAGCAAGAATTTGTTTTACATGTCACAACTTTGAATATCAGGGTACATCAAATGCTTCAGAGTTGGGATCCTGCGGGCTTGATGTCCACCAACTAAATAGACCAGATAGGATGCAGGATCATTCAGCTCATGACAGGGTCAATCCTGTTAAG GGTGCAGTTGTGTTCTCTAATATCGTAACAACAGTGTCTCCAACATATGCTCAAGAGGTCCGGAGTGTTGAG GGAGGACGAGGACTTCATTCAACAATAAATTCTCATTCCAAAAAATTCGTTGGAATTCTGAATGGAATCGATACAGATGCATGGGATCCTTCCTCTGATACGTTTCTCAAAGTTCAGTATAATGCTGACGATCTTCAGGGGAAAGTAGAAAATAAGAAGGCTCTAAGAGAAGAACTGAAACTCTCATCTGCTGATTCCAGGCAGCCACTG GTTGGTTGCATTACAAGATTGGTTCCGCAGAAGGGAGTTCATCTGATTAGGCATGCTATATATCGGACATTGGAATTAGGAGGGCAGTTTGTACTTCTTGGTTCAAGCCCGGTAGATCATATTCAA AGGGAATTCGAGGGTATTGCAAAGCACTTCCAGAATCACCCTCATGTTCGGTTGATATTGAAGTATGACGAGGCTCTGTCGCACTCCATTTATGCTGCTTCTGATATGTTCATTATTCCTTCCATATTTGAGCCATGTGGTCTTACACAG ATGATTGCAATGAGATTTGGTTCTGTACCTATTGTAAGGAAAACCGGGGGGCTTAACGACAG TGTTTTTGATGTTGACGATGATTCCATCCCAGCTCAATTACGCAACGGTTTTACATTTGTAAATCAGGATGAGAAG GCACTAAGCAGTGCATTGGATCGAGCATATAACCTATACACGATGAACAATCAAAAATGGCAGCAACTTGTTCAGAGAAACATGAAAATTGATTTCAGTTGGGATTCTTCAGCTTCAGAGTACATCGAACTTTACGAGAAATCTGTTGCTAGAGCAAGGGTAGCAAATCGTGCTTTACCGCTTCCGTGA
- the LOC113295692 gene encoding probable starch synthase 4, chloroplastic/amyloplastic isoform X3: MNENYDETAAVQSAVEDSVSRFNKGSMLDNEVEVTFVDKVNNLARSDDSSHLAWAQLSTENVDGGEKLSTVRLDDLVGMIRNSEKTFADIMLLNQARIRALEELDKTVTEKESLQGEMNVLEMKLAETDARMKVAAQAKIHAEHLEHQLERLKDELSDRGVSEENYIDVTEDNNELLTKEALMLQNRRFTSLSEELRSLRKENIFLKDDIQKLKEELTNVKETDYRVLALENERSSLDAALKDLESKLVVAQEDVAKLSILKFECKDLWDKVGSLQKLLDKTTKQANQAISLLQQNSELRKKVDRLEESLEEASVYKLSSEKLNKYNELMQQKIQIMEERLQKSDREIHSHVQLYQESVMEFQDILNSLKEESKKRAVDEPMDDLPWIFWSCLLLKIDGWFLEKKISFKDAKLLREMAWKRDRRIHNAYMDCNDKIESEVLSTFLKLISSESRSTGLHIIHIAAEMAPVAKVGGLGDVVSGLSKALQKKGHLVEVILPKYDCMQNDRIGDMRALDMVLESYFEGRLFKNKVWVGTVEGLPVYFIEPLHPAKFFWRGQFYGEHDDFKRFSYFSRAALELILQAGKKPDIIHCHDWQTAFVAPLYWDLYAPKGLNSARICFTCHNFEYQGTSNASELGSCGLDVHQLNRPDRMQDHSAHDRVNPVKGAVVFSNIVTTVSPTYAQEVRSVEGGRGLHSTINSHSKKFVGILNGIDTDAWDPSSDTFLKVQYNADDLQGKVENKKALREELKLSSADSRQPLVGCITRLVPQKGVHLIRHAIYRTLELGGQFVLLGSSPVDHIQREFEGIAKHFQNHPHVRLILKYDEALSHSIYAASDMFIIPSIFEPCGLTQMIAMRFGSVPIVRKTGGLNDSVFDVDDDSIPAQLRNGFTFVNQDEKALSSALDRAYNLYTMNNQKWQQLVQRNMKIDFSWDSSASEYIELYEKSVARARVANRALPLP, from the exons ATGAACGAGAACTATGATGAAACTGCTGCAGTTCAGAGTGCTGTTGAAGATAGTGTCTCAAGATTCAATAAGGGAAGCATGTTGGACAATGAAGTAGAGGTTACATTTGTTGATAAAGTAAATAACCTCGCACGGTCTGATGATTCGTCACATTTAGCATGGGCACAACTTTCG ACTGAGAATGTTGATGGTGGGGAAAAGCTTTCAACTGTCCGACTTGACGATTTGGTTGGCATGATAAGAAATTCTGAAAAAA CTTTTGCAGATATTATGCTTCTCAATCAAGCACGTATTCGTGCACTTGAAGAACTTGATAAGACTGTCACCGAGAAGGAATCTTTGCAAGGAGAAATGAACGTCTTGGAGATGAAGTTGGCAGAAACTGATGCACGAATGAAAGTTGCAGCACAAGCAAAAATACATGCAGAACACCTAGAACATCAGTTGGAAAGGCTCAAGGATGAACTATCTGATAGGGGTGTTTCCGAGGAGAACTATATTGACGTCACAGAGGACAATAATGAACTTTTGACCAAGGAAGCTCTTATGTTGCAAAATAGAAGGTTTACCTCTCTGAGTGAAGAGCTTAGATCATTAAGAAAGGAGAACATATTCCTGAAGGATGACATACAAAAGCTGAAGGAAGAGTTGACTAATGTAAAGGAAACAGATTACCGTGTATTAGCCTTAGAGAATGAACGGTCATCTTTGGATGCTGCCTTGAAGGACCTTGAATCTAAGCTTGTGGTTGCTCAGGAAGATGTTGCGAAGctatctattttgaaatttgaatgcaAGGACCTATGGGATAAGGTAGGAAGTTTGCAAAAATTGCTTGATAAAACAACtaaacaagcaaatcaagcaATTTCGTTACTGCAGCAGAACAGCGAGCTCCGGAAGAAGGTTGATAGGTTGGAAGAATCTCTAGAGGAAGCAAGTGTTTACAAGTTATCATCcgaaaaattgaataaatataatgAGCTAATGCAACAAAAGATACAAATTATGGAAGAGCGGCTTCAAAAGTCTGATCGAGAAATACATTCTCATGTACAATTATATCAGGAGTCTGTCATGGAATTTCAAGATATACTTAATAGTCTGAAAGAAGAAAGCAAGAAAAGGGCAGTAGATGAACCCATGGATGATTTGCCATGGATATTCTGGAGTTGTTTATTGCTGAAAATCGATGGATGGTTTCTAGAAAAGAAAATATCTTTCAAAGATGCAAAGCTTTTGAGAGAAATGGCGTGGAAGAGAGATAGAAGGATCCACAACGCATACATGGATTGCAACGACAAAATTGAGTCTGAAGTGCTGTCAACATTTCTCAAGCTGATATCATCTGAATCACG AAGCACAGGATTGCATATCATTCATATTGCAGCGGAGATGGCACCAGTTGCAAAG GTTGGCGGCCTGGGAGATGTTGTATCTGGCCTCAGTAAAGCGCTGCAGAAGAAAGGACACCTTGTAGAAGTTATACTTCCCAAATACGATTGCATGCAAAACGACCGGATTGGTGATATGAGG GCCCTAGATATGGTGCTAGAGTCTTACTTTGAGGGTCGATTATTCAAAAACAAAGTCTGGGTTGGGACAGTTGAAG GATTGCCCGTGTATTTCATTGAGCCCCTTCATCCAGCGAAGTTCTTTTGGAGAGGGCAGTTTTATGGGGAACATGACGACTTCAAACGTTTCTCATATTTCAGTCGAGCAGCACTTGAATTAATTCTCCAAGCTGGCAAGAAACCGGATATAATCCACTGCCATGATTGGCAGACGGCTTTCGTG GCACCACTTTACTGGGATCTGTATGCGCCCAAAGGTCTCAATTCAGCAAGAATTTGTTTTACATGTCACAACTTTGAATATCAGGGTACATCAAATGCTTCAGAGTTGGGATCCTGCGGGCTTGATGTCCACCAACTAAATAGACCAGATAGGATGCAGGATCATTCAGCTCATGACAGGGTCAATCCTGTTAAG GGTGCAGTTGTGTTCTCTAATATCGTAACAACAGTGTCTCCAACATATGCTCAAGAGGTCCGGAGTGTTGAG GGAGGACGAGGACTTCATTCAACAATAAATTCTCATTCCAAAAAATTCGTTGGAATTCTGAATGGAATCGATACAGATGCATGGGATCCTTCCTCTGATACGTTTCTCAAAGTTCAGTATAATGCTGACGATCTTCAGGGGAAAGTAGAAAATAAGAAGGCTCTAAGAGAAGAACTGAAACTCTCATCTGCTGATTCCAGGCAGCCACTG GTTGGTTGCATTACAAGATTGGTTCCGCAGAAGGGAGTTCATCTGATTAGGCATGCTATATATCGGACATTGGAATTAGGAGGGCAGTTTGTACTTCTTGGTTCAAGCCCGGTAGATCATATTCAA AGGGAATTCGAGGGTATTGCAAAGCACTTCCAGAATCACCCTCATGTTCGGTTGATATTGAAGTATGACGAGGCTCTGTCGCACTCCATTTATGCTGCTTCTGATATGTTCATTATTCCTTCCATATTTGAGCCATGTGGTCTTACACAG ATGATTGCAATGAGATTTGGTTCTGTACCTATTGTAAGGAAAACCGGGGGGCTTAACGACAG TGTTTTTGATGTTGACGATGATTCCATCCCAGCTCAATTACGCAACGGTTTTACATTTGTAAATCAGGATGAGAAG GCACTAAGCAGTGCATTGGATCGAGCATATAACCTATACACGATGAACAATCAAAAATGGCAGCAACTTGTTCAGAGAAACATGAAAATTGATTTCAGTTGGGATTCTTCAGCTTCAGAGTACATCGAACTTTACGAGAAATCTGTTGCTAGAGCAAGGGTAGCAAATCGTGCTTTACCGCTTCCGTGA